One window from the genome of Nitrospira defluvii encodes:
- a CDS encoding sigma-54-dependent transcriptional regulator, with protein MTEEWGAVLVVDDDADMRSLLCDVLQGRGHQCMGVGSGDEALQQLSEEDYAVVLTDLRMKGMQGTELLTEVKQRYPDIGVILMTAFGTVETAVDAMRHGASDYLTKPVKTEELVRVVERAIREAALRREVSRLRKEVHKEYSFHQILGKSKPMQAVFDLIRRVADSPTNVLITGESGTGKELVAKAIHYNSDRRDAPFVPVNCAAIPEQLLESELFGHMRGSFTDAKVDKRGLFEEAQKGTLFLDEISELPLMLQAKLLRAIQEREIRRVGATKSIPVDVRIIAATNLNLVDEVKNKRFREDFYYRLNVIELRLPPLRERREDIPILVDAFLKKCASARGRQVKGLSEPALAMLADYAWPGNVRELENVIERAVTLSHGDIIGAEDLPIQVQGARGDRRILDEAAERTLPLHEVEKEYIVKILEKTGGNKYQAAHVLGIDRKTLYRKLAEIEGKPHSDA; from the coding sequence ATGACAGAGGAATGGGGCGCAGTACTGGTAGTCGACGATGACGCCGACATGCGGAGTCTGCTCTGTGACGTCTTGCAGGGCCGAGGACATCAATGCATGGGGGTCGGCAGCGGAGACGAGGCGCTTCAACAGTTGAGCGAGGAAGACTATGCCGTCGTGCTCACCGATCTCCGAATGAAAGGCATGCAAGGCACCGAGCTGCTGACGGAGGTCAAACAGCGGTACCCCGATATCGGGGTGATTCTGATGACGGCGTTCGGCACGGTGGAGACCGCAGTCGATGCGATGCGGCATGGGGCCAGCGATTACCTCACCAAGCCGGTGAAGACCGAAGAATTGGTGCGGGTGGTTGAACGGGCGATCCGCGAAGCGGCCCTCCGGCGCGAGGTGAGTCGTCTGCGCAAAGAAGTGCACAAGGAATATAGCTTTCATCAGATTCTCGGCAAGAGCAAGCCGATGCAGGCCGTCTTCGATTTGATTCGACGGGTGGCGGATAGTCCGACCAATGTGCTGATCACCGGCGAGAGCGGCACCGGGAAGGAGTTGGTGGCCAAAGCCATTCATTACAACAGTGATCGACGTGATGCGCCGTTTGTCCCCGTGAATTGCGCGGCGATTCCGGAACAGTTGCTGGAAAGCGAACTGTTCGGCCATATGCGGGGCTCCTTCACGGATGCCAAAGTGGATAAGCGCGGGTTGTTCGAGGAGGCGCAGAAGGGCACGCTGTTTCTGGATGAGATCAGCGAGTTGCCGCTGATGTTGCAGGCGAAGTTGCTGCGTGCCATTCAAGAGCGGGAAATTCGACGTGTGGGTGCCACCAAGTCCATTCCGGTGGATGTACGGATTATCGCCGCGACGAACTTGAATCTCGTCGATGAAGTAAAGAATAAGCGATTCCGTGAAGACTTTTACTACCGCCTCAATGTCATTGAGCTGCGGTTGCCCCCGTTGCGGGAACGGCGGGAGGATATTCCGATTCTGGTGGATGCCTTTCTGAAAAAGTGCGCTTCCGCCCGCGGCAGGCAGGTGAAGGGGCTCAGCGAGCCGGCCCTCGCGATGCTGGCCGACTACGCCTGGCCGGGCAATGTCCGGGAATTGGAGAATGTCATCGAGCGGGCGGTGACGTTGAGTCACGGCGACATCATCGGCGCGGAGGATTTACCCATCCAGGTTCAGGGCGCTCGCGGCGATCGCCGGATTCTCGACGAAGCGGCCGAACGTACCTTGCCGCTGCACGAAGTCGAGAAGGAATATATCGTGAAAATTCTGGAAAAGACGGGCGGCAATAAATATCAGGCCGCGCATGTGCTGGGCATTGATCGCAAGACCCTGTACCGCAAGCTCGCCGAGATCGAGGGCAAACCACACTCAGACGCGTAG
- a CDS encoding efflux RND transporter periplasmic adaptor subunit translates to MSSKPSEPDPQQTTHATPVVPASVPVVQGQGHPSVPVALGRQETSPKPRRSAIVVAMVSLLVILALAFWRWWANDPVTAHYKTLPIERGPITSLVTATGAVNPVISVQVGSQVSGKIAKLYADFNSVVREGQILASIDQKPYQAKVSQAKAALKSARANLAKARIMLAQRRLEFTRMTALREQQFVAQSELDLSTTNLHDAEAQLDLTQAQVDQAKATLASTELDLGYTTIFSPVNGTVVSRNVEEGQTVVASFQTPTLFVLAQDLTRMQVIANVSESDIGGVTEGKSADFRVDAYPRESFHGIVTQVRNAPVSIQNVVTYDVIISVENPELKLKPGMTANITIVTARNEEALRAPNAALRFRMPGVPTDRKTPQLWILDATGRVRAAPVTLGIADSLFTDITSGDVHEGEAAIVGLATTEETAQEKLPPGFEFGPKMR, encoded by the coding sequence ATGAGTTCGAAGCCATCTGAGCCTGACCCGCAACAGACAACGCATGCCACACCGGTTGTGCCGGCCTCAGTCCCTGTAGTGCAAGGTCAAGGCCATCCCTCCGTCCCAGTTGCCCTCGGCCGGCAGGAGACTTCGCCTAAGCCCAGGCGGTCAGCAATCGTGGTGGCGATGGTGAGCCTCCTCGTAATTCTTGCCCTGGCCTTCTGGCGCTGGTGGGCGAATGACCCTGTGACCGCTCACTATAAGACCCTCCCCATCGAACGTGGGCCGATCACGTCCCTGGTCACCGCCACAGGCGCCGTGAATCCCGTGATCTCCGTCCAGGTCGGCAGTCAGGTGTCGGGCAAGATCGCAAAACTCTATGCCGACTTTAATTCGGTCGTACGGGAGGGACAGATCCTGGCCTCAATCGACCAGAAACCCTATCAGGCCAAGGTCAGTCAGGCCAAAGCGGCGCTGAAAAGCGCGCGGGCAAACCTTGCCAAAGCTCGGATCATGCTCGCGCAGCGCAGATTGGAATTTACGCGGATGACGGCGTTGCGGGAGCAGCAATTCGTCGCCCAATCGGAGCTCGACCTCTCGACCACCAATCTGCACGACGCCGAAGCCCAACTTGATCTGACCCAGGCACAGGTCGATCAAGCCAAGGCCACGCTCGCCTCGACCGAACTCGATTTAGGCTACACCACCATTTTTTCTCCGGTGAACGGCACCGTCGTGTCCCGCAATGTCGAGGAAGGGCAAACCGTGGTGGCCAGCTTTCAAACACCCACGTTGTTTGTCCTGGCCCAGGACCTGACCCGCATGCAGGTGATTGCCAACGTCAGCGAATCGGATATCGGAGGAGTGACCGAAGGCAAGTCGGCGGACTTCCGGGTGGATGCCTATCCAAGGGAATCATTCCATGGCATCGTGACGCAGGTCAGAAATGCGCCGGTCAGCATCCAGAACGTCGTGACCTACGATGTGATCATCTCTGTCGAGAACCCTGAACTCAAACTGAAACCCGGCATGACCGCCAATATCACCATCGTGACCGCCCGTAACGAAGAGGCCCTGCGCGCCCCCAACGCCGCGTTGCGATTCCGTATGCCGGGCGTGCCGACGGATCGCAAGACGCCGCAACTCTGGATACTCGACGCGACAGGTCGCGTGCGAGCGGCACCGGTGACCCTCGGCATTGCGGATTCCCTGTTTACGGACATCACATCCGGCGATGTCCACGAAGGCGAGGCCGCCATTGTCGGCCTCGCGACGACGGAAGAGACCGCGCAGGAAAAACTGCCCCCGGGTTTTGAGTTCGGGCCGAAAATGCGGTGA
- a CDS encoding ABC transporter permease has translation MSFLWLTILSALRILRRNPLRAGLTMLGIVIGVGAVVGMVSLGQGATASVQREIASLGTNVLIIIPGATTTGGVRGGLGSVSTLTVDDARDIEKRVGDIGLVTYASRSVLQVIHEHKNWNTIALGTTTTFTDLRNWPVADGSFFTQADEDSAAKVVVLGKTVADNLFERGEEVIGAQIRIKNVPLRVIGILSPKGQSLSGQDQDDLVVLPFTTAERKVLGTKFLGTVGIIMVATQHRYSIPAAVEEIKELLRARHRIHPAEENDFTIRTMEDVAKTVAGASRTMMMMLLSIASISLLVGGIGIMNILLVSVTERTREIGIRMAVGAKRAHILLQFLVEAIILTAIGGVAGVIFGIAGARLLTRLIGWPTIISSQAVAVAFLFSLAVGIFFGLYPANKASRMNPIEALHYE, from the coding sequence ATGAGCTTTCTCTGGTTGACGATTCTCTCGGCCCTCCGCATCCTCCGACGAAATCCCCTGCGTGCCGGCCTGACCATGCTCGGCATCGTCATCGGCGTCGGCGCTGTGGTCGGCATGGTCAGTCTCGGGCAGGGCGCGACGGCCTCGGTGCAACGCGAAATTGCCAGCCTCGGCACGAACGTCCTCATCATCATCCCCGGCGCGACCACCACCGGCGGCGTGCGCGGCGGACTCGGGAGTGTCTCCACCCTCACCGTCGATGATGCCCGCGATATCGAAAAGCGCGTCGGCGACATCGGCCTGGTGACCTATGCCTCCCGCTCGGTGCTCCAGGTCATTCACGAGCACAAGAACTGGAATACCATCGCGCTCGGCACCACCACCACCTTCACCGACCTGCGCAACTGGCCGGTGGCCGACGGGAGCTTTTTCACGCAGGCCGATGAGGACTCCGCCGCCAAAGTCGTCGTGTTGGGGAAAACCGTCGCGGACAATTTATTCGAGCGGGGCGAGGAGGTCATCGGCGCACAGATCCGAATCAAAAATGTCCCGTTGCGCGTGATCGGCATCCTGTCGCCGAAAGGACAATCGCTGTCCGGCCAGGATCAGGACGATCTCGTCGTCCTGCCCTTCACGACGGCGGAGCGCAAAGTGCTGGGCACAAAATTCCTCGGGACCGTCGGCATCATCATGGTCGCCACTCAGCACCGCTACAGCATTCCGGCCGCCGTGGAGGAGATCAAAGAGCTCCTGCGCGCGCGACATCGCATTCACCCGGCCGAGGAAAACGACTTTACCATCCGCACCATGGAGGACGTGGCGAAGACTGTCGCCGGCGCGAGCCGCACCATGATGATGATGCTGCTGAGCATCGCCTCCATCTCGCTCCTGGTTGGAGGGATTGGCATCATGAACATTTTGCTGGTGTCGGTCACGGAACGCACCAGAGAGATCGGCATTCGCATGGCAGTGGGCGCCAAACGCGCTCACATTCTTCTGCAGTTTCTCGTCGAGGCGATCATTCTCACCGCGATCGGCGGAGTGGCCGGGGTAATATTCGGGATCGCCGGCGCGCGGCTCCTGACCCGCCTCATCGGCTGGCCGACCATTATTTCTTCACAGGCTGTCGCCGTCGCCTTTCTCTTCTCACTGGCCGTAGGGATTTTCTTCGGCCTCTACCCGGCCAACAAAGCCTCACGCATGAATCCGATCGAAGCACTGCATTATGAATAG
- the lipA gene encoding lipoyl synthase produces the protein MSFIQIDPRSPSEANQPSAINHQLSAPQSRRLPSWFKVKLQTGPDYHEIRQTMDRLNLHTICEEARCPNMWECWNARTATFLILGDICTRRCHYCSVETGRPHTVDHEEPLRVAEAVQALSLRHAVITSVNRDELDDGGASVFADTIRHIRRLIPSCTIEVLIPDFEGDEAALAVVAGEKPDILNHNIETVRRLFPSIRPQGKYQRSIELLGRAKQMGMTTKSGLIVGMGETTDEAREVMRDLRAVDCDIMTIGQYLQPTKEHLPVARFYHPDEFAALKEEGFALGFRHVESGPLVRSSYHAEQQVGGSTHGDCF, from the coding sequence ATGAGTTTCATCCAGATCGATCCCCGGTCCCCATCTGAAGCGAATCAGCCATCGGCCATCAACCATCAGCTATCAGCGCCACAATCCCGCCGCCTGCCATCTTGGTTCAAGGTAAAACTACAGACCGGTCCGGACTATCACGAGATTCGCCAGACCATGGATCGGCTCAACCTTCACACGATTTGTGAGGAGGCGCGTTGTCCCAACATGTGGGAATGTTGGAATGCGCGCACCGCGACGTTTTTGATTCTCGGCGATATCTGCACCAGGAGATGCCACTACTGCTCGGTGGAGACCGGTCGGCCGCATACGGTCGATCACGAAGAGCCGTTGCGCGTGGCGGAGGCCGTTCAGGCGCTCAGTCTGCGCCACGCTGTGATCACATCAGTCAATCGTGACGAACTGGATGATGGCGGCGCGTCGGTGTTTGCCGACACCATCCGCCACATCCGGCGGTTGATTCCCAGCTGCACGATCGAGGTGCTCATTCCCGACTTTGAAGGGGACGAAGCTGCGCTCGCGGTAGTGGCGGGGGAGAAGCCGGACATCCTGAATCACAACATCGAAACGGTGCGGCGCCTGTTCCCCTCGATCCGGCCGCAAGGCAAATATCAGCGGTCGATTGAGTTGCTGGGACGAGCCAAGCAGATGGGAATGACGACGAAGTCGGGATTGATCGTCGGCATGGGCGAAACGACGGACGAAGCCCGCGAAGTCATGCGTGACCTGCGCGCAGTCGACTGTGACATCATGACGATCGGGCAATACCTCCAGCCGACAAAGGAGCATCTCCCCGTTGCGCGGTTCTACCATCCCGACGAGTTCGCCGCCTTGAAAGAAGAAGGCTTCGCCCTCGGCTTTCGCCACGTGGAATCCGGACCGCTGGTCCGCAGTTCCTACCACGCTGAACAACAGGTGGGAGGAAGCACGCATGGGGATTGCTTCTGA
- a CDS encoding dihydrolipoamide acetyltransferase family protein, translating into MASRVVMPKLTDTMEEGVLLAWKKREGEQVHAGEVIAEIETDKAVMDLEAFAPGLLRKILVREGETVASGTLIAVIAEADEDIASALSDGVTAAPSIGLGPKPASPAGTASPTSPGRSGGERVLASPRAKALAAERGIELSTLTGTGPGGRIVEDDVAVASAPVAQALPVGTDQPLSQMRKAIARATVQSKAPVPHFYLTVEIDMAQAERVRDEFKQSRQPHPSITDVLIKAAALALKRHPEVNVSFAGEAIRRYTQIDIGVAVGMEDGLITPVVRNCGAKTLAEISVETKQLIDRARQKRLSPQEYTGATFAISNLGMFDVDQFIALLMPPQAASIAVGAIRDVPIVAKGVVTVGRRMKVTLSCDHRALDGLMGAQFLKEFKRVLEHPQEWLTPVVTS; encoded by the coding sequence ATGGCTAGTCGCGTCGTCATGCCAAAACTGACGGATACCATGGAGGAAGGGGTCTTACTCGCCTGGAAGAAGCGCGAGGGGGAGCAGGTGCATGCGGGCGAAGTGATCGCCGAGATTGAAACCGACAAGGCGGTCATGGATCTGGAGGCCTTTGCCCCCGGTCTCCTGCGCAAGATCCTCGTGCGTGAGGGTGAGACGGTGGCCTCCGGCACGTTGATCGCGGTGATCGCCGAGGCCGATGAAGACATTGCCTCGGCCCTGTCGGACGGCGTGACTGCGGCGCCGTCGATCGGCCTAGGTCCAAAGCCCGCGTCTCCCGCGGGCACGGCTTCACCAACGTCACCAGGTCGGTCAGGAGGAGAACGGGTGCTCGCCTCTCCGCGGGCGAAAGCCCTCGCGGCTGAACGGGGCATTGAGCTCTCGACCCTCACCGGCACCGGTCCGGGCGGGCGTATTGTGGAAGACGATGTGGCCGTCGCCTCTGCGCCGGTGGCGCAAGCATTGCCCGTCGGGACAGATCAGCCATTGAGCCAAATGCGAAAAGCCATCGCCCGGGCGACCGTCCAAAGCAAAGCGCCGGTGCCGCATTTTTATCTGACCGTCGAGATCGACATGGCGCAGGCCGAGCGGGTGCGTGATGAGTTCAAGCAGAGCCGCCAGCCTCACCCGTCCATCACCGATGTGCTCATCAAGGCTGCGGCCTTGGCGCTGAAGCGACATCCGGAGGTCAACGTGTCGTTTGCGGGTGAGGCCATCAGGCGGTATACGCAGATCGATATCGGCGTGGCGGTCGGGATGGAAGACGGCCTGATTACGCCGGTCGTTCGAAATTGCGGCGCGAAGACCTTAGCTGAGATCTCTGTGGAGACGAAGCAGTTGATCGATCGAGCCAGGCAAAAGCGATTGTCGCCGCAGGAATACACCGGAGCGACCTTTGCCATCTCCAATCTGGGCATGTTCGACGTGGATCAGTTTATTGCGCTGCTCATGCCGCCGCAGGCGGCGTCGATTGCCGTGGGGGCGATTCGAGATGTGCCGATCGTCGCCAAAGGCGTGGTCACGGTAGGGAGGCGCATGAAGGTTACCCTGTCCTGCGATCACCGTGCTCTGGATGGGTTGATGGGCGCGCAGTTTCTCAAAGAGTTCAAGCGGGTGTTGGAGCATCCGCAGGAATGGCTCACGCCGGTGGTGACGTCATGA
- a CDS encoding pyruvate dehydrogenase complex E1 component subunit beta gives MLLSYREALNQAMREEMRRDSRIFLIGEEVGYYQGAFKVTKGFVEEFGPHRVVDTPITEAGFTGLAIGAAMAGLRPIVELMTMNFGIVALDQIVNNAAKIRYMSGGQLSVPMVIRGPGSAAHQLGAQHSQSLEAWFCHVPGLKVVAPSTPHDAKGLLKSAIRDQNPVIFIEAQLLYGTKGEVAEGEYTIPLGRADVKRAGTDVTVVAYSKMLLVALEAAERLRQDGLDVEVIDPRTLKPLDLESIVTSVKKTGRMVIVEEGWRFCGLGAQIADSVYAAAFDYLDAPIVRVTGEDVPMPYSRPLEDAAIPDVPRVVAAIHSLCGVA, from the coding sequence ATGCTGTTGTCCTATCGGGAAGCGCTCAACCAGGCGATGCGAGAAGAGATGCGGCGAGACTCGCGCATCTTTTTGATCGGCGAGGAAGTGGGGTACTACCAGGGCGCGTTCAAGGTGACCAAAGGGTTCGTCGAAGAGTTCGGCCCGCACCGGGTGGTGGATACGCCGATCACGGAGGCGGGCTTTACCGGACTGGCGATCGGTGCAGCCATGGCCGGACTCCGGCCGATCGTGGAGTTGATGACCATGAATTTCGGCATCGTCGCGCTTGACCAGATCGTCAACAATGCCGCCAAAATCCGCTATATGTCAGGCGGCCAATTGTCCGTTCCCATGGTCATTCGTGGGCCCGGCAGCGCGGCGCATCAATTAGGGGCACAGCACTCGCAAAGTTTGGAAGCCTGGTTCTGCCATGTGCCCGGCTTGAAGGTCGTGGCGCCCTCCACGCCCCATGATGCGAAGGGGTTGCTGAAGAGTGCGATCCGTGATCAAAACCCCGTCATCTTTATTGAGGCACAATTGCTCTATGGCACGAAAGGTGAGGTCGCCGAGGGCGAGTATACGATTCCTCTCGGGCGGGCCGACGTGAAACGGGCGGGGACCGATGTGACGGTCGTGGCCTATTCCAAAATGTTACTGGTCGCGCTGGAAGCGGCGGAGCGGTTGAGGCAAGACGGGCTCGACGTCGAGGTCATCGATCCGCGTACGTTGAAGCCGCTGGACCTGGAGAGCATCGTCACCTCCGTCAAGAAGACCGGGAGGATGGTAATTGTGGAAGAAGGGTGGCGCTTCTGTGGATTGGGGGCGCAGATTGCGGACAGTGTCTACGCAGCCGCGTTCGACTACCTGGACGCACCGATCGTGCGCGTGACCGGAGAAGATGTGCCGATGCCGTACAGCCGGCCTTTAGAGGACGCGGCCATTCCGGATGTGCCGCGTGTGGTCGCTGCCATTCACTCACTCTGTGGTGTCGCATGA
- the pdhA gene encoding pyruvate dehydrogenase (acetyl-transferring) E1 component subunit alpha yields the protein MDRADLLSLYRQMLLIRRFEEKSAEMYALAKIAGFLHLYIGEEAIAVGAIAALRPDDYVISAYRDHGHCLARGSDPCKVMAELFGKATGLCQGKGGSMHLVDLANRFMGGYAIVGGHIPLATGLAFAAKYQKQDLVTVCFFGEGAVPSGQAHEAFNLAALWKLPVIFICENNRYGMGTPVKRAVALYDNVAEAARSYGIMAERVDGMDVLAMRALMRTVVDQVRAGHGPFFIEAMTYRFMGHSMADPSHGHYRSKDEVEEHRKRDPLLLLKHQMLSQALCSEGDFKSLEQEIGEVVAAAVSFADESPFPDPATLQHNVMVED from the coding sequence ATGGACAGGGCTGACCTGCTTTCTCTGTACCGTCAGATGTTGCTGATCCGCCGGTTTGAAGAAAAATCGGCGGAGATGTATGCGCTTGCCAAAATTGCCGGATTTCTCCATCTCTACATCGGTGAAGAGGCGATCGCCGTGGGAGCCATTGCTGCGCTGAGGCCGGACGACTATGTGATCAGTGCCTATCGCGACCATGGACATTGTCTGGCTCGCGGTTCAGATCCGTGCAAGGTGATGGCCGAACTCTTCGGCAAGGCGACCGGGTTGTGTCAGGGTAAGGGCGGCTCGATGCACCTGGTGGATCTCGCGAATCGATTCATGGGCGGCTATGCCATCGTGGGCGGACACATCCCGTTGGCGACCGGGCTGGCCTTCGCCGCGAAATATCAGAAACAAGACCTCGTGACCGTGTGTTTCTTCGGGGAAGGGGCCGTTCCGAGTGGGCAGGCCCACGAAGCCTTCAATCTGGCGGCCCTCTGGAAGCTCCCCGTGATCTTCATCTGTGAAAACAATCGCTACGGCATGGGCACGCCGGTGAAGCGTGCCGTCGCTCTCTACGACAATGTGGCGGAGGCCGCTCGCTCTTATGGCATCATGGCCGAGCGTGTCGACGGCATGGATGTGCTGGCGATGCGGGCATTGATGCGCACCGTGGTGGATCAGGTTCGCGCCGGGCATGGGCCGTTTTTTATCGAGGCGATGACCTATCGGTTCATGGGGCATTCCATGGCCGATCCCTCGCACGGCCATTACCGGAGCAAGGACGAAGTCGAAGAGCATCGCAAGCGGGACCCGCTGTTGTTGCTGAAACACCAGATGCTGAGCCAGGCGCTCTGCAGCGAAGGAGATTTCAAATCTTTGGAGCAGGAGATCGGGGAGGTGGTCGCGGCCGCGGTCTCATTCGCCGATGAGAGCCCATTTCCCGATCCAGCCACTCTCCAGCACAATGTGATGGTGGAGGATTAG
- a CDS encoding Maf family protein has protein sequence MRLILASTSPRRRELLTLLGMPFEAVAPPFIEEVTSAVPAEQQAMTFAIGKARSCLPICPDGLILGSDTLISLEQEVMGKPADLADAEAMLRRLAGRTHRIVTAVALVGPGSEACEVRLATVLVTMKPLHEAALAAYLCTGDSLGKAGAYSIQAGGATLIERIEGDYTAAVGLPLRLVAELLRLRGMPCPVDIERLYARKPYPNWQHFEASH, from the coding sequence ATGCGATTGATTCTCGCCTCTACGTCTCCGCGCCGGCGCGAACTGTTGACCTTATTGGGCATGCCATTCGAGGCGGTCGCGCCGCCGTTTATCGAGGAGGTGACGTCGGCTGTGCCTGCCGAGCAGCAGGCGATGACGTTCGCGATCGGCAAGGCCCGCTCCTGTCTCCCGATCTGTCCTGACGGGCTCATCCTCGGGAGTGACACCTTAATCAGTCTCGAGCAGGAGGTGATGGGCAAGCCCGCTGACTTGGCCGACGCGGAAGCCATGCTTCGGCGACTGGCCGGCCGGACGCACAGGATCGTGACCGCCGTCGCGCTGGTTGGGCCTGGGTCGGAAGCCTGTGAGGTCCGGCTTGCGACGGTACTGGTCACGATGAAGCCGCTCCATGAAGCCGCGCTGGCCGCGTATCTGTGCACGGGTGACAGCCTGGGTAAGGCCGGGGCCTATTCCATCCAGGCCGGAGGGGCGACGTTGATCGAGCGGATTGAGGGGGATTACACCGCGGCCGTGGGGTTACCACTGCGGTTGGTCGCTGAGCTGCTGCGGTTACGGGGCATGCCCTGTCCCGTCGACATTGAGCGGCTCTACGCCCGTAAACCCTATCCTAATTGGCAGCACTTCGAGGCCTCGCACTGA
- a CDS encoding tRNA dihydrouridine synthase, with the protein MNFWKTLPQPILGLAPMDGVTDAAFRRVVATEGRPDITFTEFTNVNEICRGPDHLLSSLIYSDMERPIVAQLYGKDPEQFYRAAQVVCELGFDGLDINMGCPSKSVAASGSGAALIKTPELAHAILRAARQGLEDWAGGQSIHTLGFKPSRIEFIHELNYRRSGAPVVPRRLLPLSIKTRLGFDCVVVERWVKHLLEACPAAITVHGRTLQQMYRGAADWSAIAEAAKLAHGTETLVLGNGDLTTLVDAVRRMTESGVQGVLVGRGTLGSPWFFREKERARRAFHEQQDLTSLPATVWEPPVSLSHRMRIMVDHARQYEAIAGVERFRSLRKHLGWYCKGFPHAAAMRAKMFGVSTVQDVERIVAEFCVVPSQEDVASSESTPPAIHLPFPCAS; encoded by the coding sequence ATGAATTTCTGGAAAACCCTGCCGCAGCCGATTCTTGGTTTGGCCCCGATGGATGGGGTGACCGATGCGGCCTTCCGGCGTGTGGTCGCGACCGAGGGGCGCCCCGACATCACCTTCACCGAGTTCACCAACGTCAATGAGATCTGCCGTGGGCCGGATCATTTACTGTCGTCGCTCATCTACAGCGACATGGAGCGGCCCATTGTGGCGCAGCTCTATGGCAAGGATCCGGAGCAGTTCTATCGCGCGGCGCAGGTGGTCTGCGAGCTGGGGTTCGACGGGCTCGACATCAATATGGGCTGCCCGTCCAAGAGCGTCGCCGCCTCCGGTTCCGGGGCGGCGTTGATCAAGACGCCGGAGTTAGCCCATGCCATTCTGCGGGCCGCCCGGCAAGGCTTGGAGGATTGGGCTGGTGGGCAATCCATTCATACATTAGGGTTTAAGCCGTCTCGGATTGAATTCATTCATGAGCTGAACTATCGTCGTTCCGGCGCTCCGGTCGTACCGCGCCGGCTCTTGCCGCTGTCCATCAAGACCAGACTCGGGTTCGATTGCGTGGTCGTGGAGCGATGGGTGAAACATTTGCTGGAGGCGTGTCCCGCAGCCATCACGGTGCATGGTCGTACCTTGCAGCAGATGTATCGCGGGGCCGCCGACTGGTCGGCCATTGCCGAGGCGGCAAAGCTGGCTCACGGCACGGAAACGTTGGTCTTAGGCAACGGCGATCTCACGACCCTGGTCGATGCAGTCCGCCGTATGACGGAGAGTGGGGTCCAGGGTGTCTTGGTCGGACGTGGGACACTCGGCTCCCCATGGTTTTTCCGCGAGAAGGAGCGAGCGCGCCGGGCCTTTCATGAGCAGCAGGATCTCACCTCGCTTCCCGCCACCGTCTGGGAGCCGCCTGTGTCGTTGAGCCATCGCATGCGGATCATGGTGGACCATGCACGGCAGTATGAAGCCATTGCCGGCGTGGAGCGCTTTCGCAGTCTTCGCAAACATCTCGGGTGGTATTGCAAAGGGTTTCCCCATGCGGCGGCCATGCGCGCGAAAATGTTCGGGGTGTCGACCGTGCAGGATGTGGAACGCATTGTCGCAGAGTTTTGTGTGGTTCCCAGCCAGGAAGATGTCGCCTCGTCCGAGTCCACACCGCCTGCCATTCATCTCCCGTTCCCCTGCGCGTCTTGA